From Streptomyces sp. NBC_00683, one genomic window encodes:
- a CDS encoding DNA gyrase subunit B: MSENASGYDATNITVLEGREAIRKRPGMYVGSTGIRGLHQVLFEVIGRSVNDVLADGGGCVDVTLMRDGGVRVTDDGPGVPVEAAGDTSNACLETLLTRTQPGAGPGDRHRVSWSVCGMGPCVTNALSRRLTAEVRRGQTLWIQEYSRGAAVAPPAATGPATGSGTSIAFWPDADIFDTTDCSFGVLAKRFREVALLNRGLSISLTDERPPGGVRSVRFQYPDGPRDFVAFLDAETGAQVAPDIIAFEREDARMAGTVEVALSWCGRRDEEVRSFANSVPTLEGGTHADGFRTGVTAAVNTHARQRRLVKMSDPDLTTDRISRGLTAVVSVKLDSPEYQGATRARLGGGATVHDCVEQAVREHLGTWLAQHPEQAAAIIARIVQETSRN, encoded by the coding sequence GTGAGTGAGAATGCCAGCGGATACGACGCCACGAACATCACAGTGCTGGAGGGACGTGAGGCCATTCGGAAGAGGCCGGGGATGTACGTCGGCTCGACCGGCATCCGCGGCCTGCACCAGGTGTTGTTCGAAGTCATCGGGAGGTCGGTGAACGACGTACTGGCCGACGGAGGCGGCTGTGTCGACGTCACCCTCATGCGCGACGGCGGCGTCCGTGTCACCGACGACGGTCCAGGTGTCCCCGTCGAAGCGGCCGGGGACACCAGCAACGCCTGCCTCGAAACCCTCCTGACCCGCACGCAGCCCGGGGCCGGGCCTGGCGACCGCCACAGGGTGAGTTGGAGCGTCTGCGGCATGGGCCCATGTGTCACCAATGCCCTGTCGCGCCGCCTCACGGCCGAGGTGCGGCGCGGGCAGACACTCTGGATCCAGGAGTACTCGCGCGGCGCCGCTGTCGCCCCGCCCGCAGCCACGGGACCGGCGACCGGCAGCGGGACCTCCATCGCCTTCTGGCCCGACGCCGACATCTTCGACACGACCGACTGCTCATTCGGCGTGCTGGCCAAGCGCTTCCGGGAGGTGGCCCTGTTGAACCGGGGCCTGAGCATCTCACTGACCGACGAACGCCCACCGGGCGGAGTCCGGTCGGTGCGCTTTCAGTACCCCGACGGACCAAGGGATTTCGTAGCCTTCCTCGACGCCGAAACCGGAGCGCAGGTTGCCCCGGACATCATCGCCTTCGAGCGGGAGGATGCGCGGATGGCGGGAACCGTGGAGGTGGCCCTGAGCTGGTGCGGTCGGCGTGACGAAGAGGTCCGTTCCTTCGCCAACAGTGTGCCCACCCTTGAGGGCGGCACGCACGCGGACGGTTTCCGCACCGGGGTGACGGCTGCCGTCAACACACACGCGCGTCAGCGAAGGCTGGTGAAGATGTCGGATCCCGACCTCACCACCGACCGAATCAGCAGGGGCCTGACAGCGGTGGTCTCAGTGAAACTGGACAGTCCCGAATACCAGGGCGCCACCCGCGCCAGGCTTGGCGGCGGAGCCACCGTGCACGACTGCGTCGAGCAAGCGGTCCGGGAGCACCTGGGCACATGGCTGGCCCAACACCCGGAACAGGCCGCTGCCATCATCGCCCGCATCGTCCAGGAAACGTCTCGGAACTGA
- a CDS encoding DUF6000 family protein has product MRFPRSSDPELLDVINRYVNPTINGTGRYLRLLHGNFLHDDESERAPFLQSLRAAARAITDEELEILLESEWRSRLTAAWLIGVSRREHFRDVLGDMLLASQLCFSGQGYCFALARFGTEEDALYLAAYLERYLQRPDCQYDQHWAISALLHIDSRAGTEYATRFLTPGGMWQQWSEAQFKPSVPSRFIDELCAWADSPR; this is encoded by the coding sequence ATGCGCTTTCCTCGTTCCTCGGACCCCGAACTGCTCGACGTCATCAATCGCTACGTCAATCCCACGATCAACGGCACCGGGCGCTACCTCCGTCTGCTCCACGGCAACTTCCTGCACGACGACGAGAGCGAACGCGCACCCTTCCTGCAGTCCCTGCGTGCAGCCGCCCGGGCGATCACCGACGAGGAACTCGAGATCCTCTTGGAGAGCGAGTGGCGCTCCCGCCTCACGGCTGCCTGGCTGATCGGCGTGAGCCGCCGTGAGCACTTCCGAGATGTGCTCGGGGACATGCTTCTGGCCAGCCAGTTGTGCTTCTCCGGTCAGGGCTACTGCTTCGCTCTCGCACGCTTCGGCACGGAGGAAGACGCCCTGTACCTGGCCGCCTACCTGGAACGCTATCTCCAGCGGCCTGACTGCCAGTACGACCAGCACTGGGCCATCAGCGCGCTCCTCCACATCGACAGCCGGGCCGGAACCGAATACGCCACCCGCTTCCTCACCCCAGGAGGCATGTGGCAACAGTGGAGCGAAGCTCAGTTCAAGCCCTCTGTGCCGAGCCGGTTCATCGATGAGCTGTGCGCATGGGCGGACTCGCCCAGGTAG
- a CDS encoding PadR family transcriptional regulator: MEPGDSARQARAAAQLRKGVLEYCVLALMRDRPRYGVELLHALQDSGALATSQGTVYPLLSRLRRDDLVTTTWQESASGPPRRYYALTDSGRAALDEFTRVWPGFRDAVDAFLTTPHPSTGEPE; the protein is encoded by the coding sequence ATGGAACCAGGTGATTCGGCCAGGCAGGCCCGGGCGGCCGCCCAGCTGCGCAAGGGTGTCCTGGAGTACTGCGTACTCGCTCTGATGAGGGACCGCCCCCGCTACGGCGTGGAACTCCTCCACGCGCTGCAGGACTCCGGTGCCCTGGCCACCAGCCAGGGCACGGTCTATCCGCTGCTCTCCCGGCTCCGCCGCGACGACCTGGTCACCACCACCTGGCAGGAGTCCGCATCCGGACCACCCCGCCGCTACTACGCGCTCACCGACAGCGGCCGGGCCGCACTCGACGAGTTCACCCGCGTCTGGCCCGGCTTCCGCGACGCCGTCGACGCCTTTCTGACCACACCGCACCCCTCCACCGGAGAACCCGAATGA
- a CDS encoding HAAS signaling domain-containing protein, producing MKTSADPVRDYLSAVEREASALPADRRQELLADLAEHIEVTRAERPDAPIGEVLAELGDPRTIAATALAEAGNGAAGESARVGVGTPARRGKVHPLVPLLMLTLSLPFMMVFPDLPGPVVGVLFRITGAVLLCTSVHWTAVQKTTGVLLAAVVPSALIVTWNLSNGGPSGDGPALLANLAMVVLLAGTAAWLWRVRRA from the coding sequence ATGAAGACCTCTGCCGACCCCGTACGCGACTACCTCTCCGCCGTCGAGCGCGAAGCCTCCGCGCTCCCTGCCGACCGTCGCCAGGAACTCCTCGCCGACCTTGCCGAGCACATCGAGGTGACGCGCGCCGAACGCCCCGACGCTCCCATCGGCGAGGTCCTGGCGGAGCTGGGAGACCCCCGCACGATCGCGGCGACTGCGCTGGCCGAGGCGGGGAACGGGGCCGCCGGGGAATCGGCCCGGGTCGGCGTCGGTACGCCTGCCCGGCGTGGCAAGGTGCACCCCCTGGTCCCGCTCCTGATGCTCACCCTCTCGCTGCCCTTCATGATGGTCTTCCCCGACCTCCCTGGGCCGGTGGTCGGCGTCCTGTTCCGCATCACTGGCGCGGTACTTCTGTGTACCTCGGTGCACTGGACCGCCGTCCAGAAGACCACAGGCGTATTGCTTGCCGCCGTCGTGCCGAGTGCCCTCATAGTCACCTGGAACCTGTCCAACGGTGGACCCTCGGGCGACGGTCCAGCCCTCCTGGCCAACCTGGCGATGGTCGTTCTGCTGGCCGGCACGGCAGCATGGCTCTGGCGGGTCCGCCGCGCCTGA
- a CDS encoding GNAT family N-acetyltransferase: protein MAITYEWRGDFDDSSLDELHADGFGSPVTRTDWRARLERHSLGWVCAWEEGSLIGFVNVVWDGGAHAFILDTVVARHLRSRGVGAALVAAAANEARAAKCEWLHVDFEEHLRSFYVDACGFRETPAGLIAL, encoded by the coding sequence GTGGCGATCACCTATGAGTGGCGGGGCGATTTCGATGACTCATCCCTCGACGAGTTGCACGCCGACGGCTTCGGCTCCCCGGTCACTCGGACCGACTGGCGAGCACGACTTGAGCGCCACAGCCTCGGCTGGGTCTGCGCGTGGGAAGAGGGCTCTCTGATCGGATTCGTCAACGTTGTCTGGGACGGCGGAGCACACGCCTTCATTCTGGACACGGTGGTCGCCCGGCACCTTCGGTCGAGAGGGGTTGGCGCCGCGCTTGTCGCAGCTGCGGCCAACGAGGCCCGGGCCGCGAAGTGCGAGTGGCTTCATGTCGACTTCGAGGAGCACCTGCGTTCCTTCTATGTCGATGCCTGTGGCTTCCGGGAGACACCAGCAGGGCTGATCGCTCTCTGA
- the pdxR gene encoding MocR-like pyridoxine biosynthesis transcription factor PdxR, with amino-acid sequence MDVHVRLDGQRDLSGQIYRQLRTAIHDGLLRPGDPLPPTRELARRLAVARNTVGVAYERIVAEGYADSRVGSGTYVRTTGLPTREAATATDTTGSGLRPRALWAGLSPWAAPKTTGPTTAAHDFRVGLPDARLFPYDAWRPLIARELRPSAAGAVGYGDPAGHAGLRAALARHIGLSRGVRAGPDDVLVTTGTQQALDLIGRVLLEPGDRVAVEEPGYPPARLAFLAQGAEVTGVPVDAEGLLVDAIPPGTRAVYVTPAHQFPLGMPMSLRRRTALLRWARRHGAAVIEDDYDSEFRFGGRPVETLQSLDRDGHVIYVGSFSKVMLPSLRVGFLVAPAPLRTALRTAKYTADWHTAVPTQAALARFVDDGLLARHIRRMQHTYATRHQAITRALTRHFADLAELVPSAAGLHVTTFAQGHLAEPDALADRAVRARASGVAVHTLAEVAANRSARPGLVFGYGSISAPDIEPGLHCLLGPAPVELT; translated from the coding sequence ATGGACGTTCACGTCAGGCTCGACGGGCAGCGCGACCTGTCCGGCCAGATCTACCGCCAGCTGCGCACCGCGATCCACGACGGGCTGCTACGGCCCGGCGATCCGCTGCCCCCGACCCGGGAGTTGGCCCGCCGCCTGGCGGTGGCCCGCAACACCGTCGGCGTCGCCTACGAACGGATCGTCGCCGAGGGCTACGCGGACAGCAGAGTTGGCTCCGGAACCTATGTGCGTACGACGGGCCTGCCCACGCGCGAGGCCGCGACCGCCACCGACACCACCGGCTCGGGACTGCGCCCGCGCGCCCTGTGGGCGGGCTTGTCCCCATGGGCAGCCCCGAAGACCACCGGGCCGACCACGGCGGCCCATGACTTCCGGGTCGGCCTGCCGGACGCCCGGCTCTTCCCGTACGACGCCTGGCGTCCCCTGATCGCCCGGGAACTACGCCCTTCGGCAGCGGGGGCGGTCGGATACGGCGATCCGGCCGGCCACGCCGGACTGCGGGCCGCACTCGCCCGGCACATCGGGCTCTCTCGCGGCGTGCGGGCCGGCCCGGACGATGTGCTGGTGACCACCGGCACGCAGCAGGCCCTGGACCTCATCGGGCGGGTGCTGCTCGAACCGGGCGACCGGGTGGCCGTCGAAGAGCCCGGCTACCCACCGGCCCGGCTGGCGTTCCTGGCGCAGGGCGCCGAGGTCACAGGCGTACCGGTGGACGCCGAGGGCCTGCTGGTGGACGCCATCCCGCCGGGCACCCGCGCCGTGTACGTCACCCCCGCCCACCAGTTCCCGCTCGGCATGCCGATGTCCCTGCGGCGCAGAACGGCGCTGCTGCGATGGGCGCGGCGGCACGGCGCGGCCGTGATCGAGGACGACTACGACAGCGAATTCCGGTTCGGCGGGCGGCCGGTCGAGACGCTGCAGAGTCTGGACCGGGACGGACACGTCATCTACGTGGGGTCGTTCTCGAAGGTGATGCTGCCCTCCCTGCGCGTCGGCTTCCTGGTGGCGCCCGCCCCGCTGCGTACAGCGCTGCGCACCGCCAAGTACACCGCCGACTGGCACACAGCGGTCCCCACGCAGGCAGCGCTCGCCCGCTTCGTCGACGACGGGTTGCTCGCCCGGCACATCCGCCGGATGCAGCACACGTACGCGACCCGACACCAAGCCATCACCCGCGCGCTCACCCGCCACTTCGCGGACCTGGCCGAGCTGGTGCCGTCTGCCGCGGGACTGCACGTGACCACATTCGCCCAAGGCCATCTCGCCGAGCCCGACGCCCTCGCGGACCGGGCTGTCCGGGCCCGGGCATCCGGCGTGGCGGTCCACACCCTGGCGGAGGTCGCCGCGAACCGCTCCGCGCGCCCGGGCCTCGTCTTCGGTTACGGCTCGATCAGCGCCCCGGACATCGAGCCGGGCCTGCACTGCCTACTCGGCCCGGCACCGGTCGAACTAACCTGA
- a CDS encoding TIGR03086 family metal-binding protein, which yields MDIRRLDRHALLLTGEVVSRVKTDHLTLATPCADWTLQGLLRHLVSQNEGFAASARGAGERWAVWRDGDLGDDPVGAYEASVGKVTAAFAEDDVLERRFALPEVGEGFAVPGRIAIGFHLLDYVVHAWDVAVTIGAPWEPAAELTTAALRVAANVPDEGRGAGAAFRRQISVPDDASPGDRLLTLLGRDPSWTPGPC from the coding sequence ATGGACATACGACGACTGGACCGCCATGCGCTGTTACTGACCGGGGAGGTGGTCTCCCGGGTGAAGACCGACCACTTGACGTTGGCGACGCCGTGCGCGGACTGGACCCTGCAGGGCCTGCTTCGCCATCTGGTCAGCCAGAACGAGGGGTTCGCCGCCTCCGCCCGCGGTGCGGGTGAGCGGTGGGCCGTGTGGCGCGACGGCGACCTCGGCGACGACCCGGTAGGAGCGTATGAGGCATCGGTCGGCAAGGTCACCGCGGCGTTCGCGGAAGACGACGTGCTGGAGCGGCGGTTCGCGCTGCCGGAGGTGGGTGAGGGCTTCGCTGTCCCCGGACGGATAGCGATCGGCTTCCACCTGCTCGACTACGTGGTGCACGCCTGGGACGTCGCGGTGACGATCGGCGCCCCGTGGGAGCCCGCCGCCGAACTCACCACCGCCGCGCTGCGCGTCGCAGCCAATGTCCCGGACGAGGGCCGCGGGGCCGGTGCCGCGTTCCGCCGGCAGATCTCCGTTCCCGACGATGCCTCGCCGGGCGACCGGTTGCTCACCCTGCTCGGCCGCGACCCGTCCTGGACGCCGGGGCCATGCTGA
- a CDS encoding adenylate kinase, whose product MRILLIGPPGAGKGTQAVRLAAHLSIPHISTGDLFREHIDQGTELGRTARTHIHAGLLVPDEVTIGVIKERLTRPDTERGFLLDGFPRNLAQAQALDGILADSELRLDAVLDLAIAEGQVVRRIAGRRLCRQDREHIFHVDYSPPQEAGVCDVCGGELYQREDDREATVRQRLEVYRTETASVVDLYQAQGLVTTISAHGRVQEVLHRALDAIGQGQADAADTSM is encoded by the coding sequence ATGCGCATCCTCCTGATCGGGCCGCCCGGGGCCGGCAAGGGCACGCAAGCAGTGCGCCTTGCCGCGCATCTGTCGATCCCGCACATTTCCACCGGTGACCTGTTTCGCGAGCACATCGACCAGGGCACCGAGCTCGGCCGGACCGCCCGCACGCACATACACGCCGGCCTCCTGGTACCGGACGAGGTCACGATCGGGGTGATCAAAGAGCGCCTCACCCGCCCAGACACCGAGCGCGGATTCCTGCTGGACGGCTTCCCTCGCAATCTTGCCCAGGCGCAAGCGCTGGACGGCATCCTGGCCGACTCCGAGTTGAGGCTGGACGCCGTCCTCGACCTGGCGATTGCCGAGGGCCAGGTGGTCAGACGGATCGCTGGACGACGTTTGTGCCGTCAGGACCGTGAACACATCTTTCACGTCGACTACAGCCCTCCTCAAGAGGCAGGAGTCTGCGACGTCTGCGGCGGTGAGCTGTACCAGCGCGAAGACGACCGCGAGGCAACCGTTCGTCAGCGACTGGAGGTCTACCGCACCGAGACGGCGTCGGTCGTCGACCTCTACCAGGCGCAGGGCCTGGTGACCACGATCTCGGCACACGGCCGAGTCCAGGAAGTCCTGCACCGCGCGCTGGACGCAATCGGCCAAGGCCAGGCCGACGCCGCCGATACGTCGATGTGA
- a CDS encoding DinB family protein translates to MTRIEDTPPAWDERTQITTFLDYTRDTARAKCEGVSAENAHKALLPGSPLMTMSGVINHLRWVEYYWFQVVFLGEEDRAPMTDEDPDREMRIAVDFPLTQLLDEYAEQSARYRELVAGNSLGTQAERAIRNGLHVDLRWILLHLTEETARHNGHLDILREMLDGTTGG, encoded by the coding sequence ATGACCAGAATCGAAGACACACCGCCTGCCTGGGACGAGCGCACCCAGATCACCACGTTCCTCGACTACACACGTGACACCGCCCGCGCCAAGTGCGAGGGCGTCTCAGCGGAGAACGCCCACAAGGCACTCCTGCCGGGCTCACCGCTGATGACCATGAGCGGAGTGATCAACCATCTCCGCTGGGTCGAGTACTACTGGTTCCAGGTGGTCTTCCTCGGCGAGGAAGACCGGGCCCCCATGACGGATGAGGACCCCGACCGCGAGATGCGTATCGCCGTCGACTTCCCGCTCACGCAGTTGCTCGACGAGTACGCCGAACAGAGCGCCCGCTATCGCGAACTGGTCGCCGGGAACAGCCTGGGGACACAGGCCGAGCGGGCCATCCGCAACGGCCTCCACGTCGACCTGCGCTGGATCCTCCTCCACCTCACCGAGGAGACAGCCCGTCACAACGGCCACCTGGACATCCTGCGCGAGATGCTCGACGGCACGACCGGCGGCTAG
- a CDS encoding GNAT family N-acetyltransferase, protein MGSSTRIRLIEPTDATPIAAHRVRDFEAFRPWEPAQSADFFTPEGQAARIDSLLAGYRAGTVWPGVVLADDQVIGQVTVGGILPQPHLRRGSVGYWIASTAQNQGHAGHAVGLALRVMTDELGLHRAEASTNLENLPSQRVLRRNGFSPYGVAHSSIFLDGSWRDGLLWERILSD, encoded by the coding sequence ATGGGCAGCAGCACCAGGATCCGTCTGATCGAGCCCACGGACGCCACCCCGATCGCTGCGCATCGGGTGCGGGACTTCGAGGCATTCCGGCCGTGGGAACCGGCCCAATCGGCCGACTTCTTCACCCCGGAGGGCCAGGCGGCGCGCATCGACAGCCTGCTGGCCGGATACCGGGCCGGTACGGTCTGGCCGGGTGTGGTGCTCGCCGACGACCAGGTGATCGGGCAGGTCACCGTCGGAGGCATCCTCCCCCAGCCGCACCTGCGCCGCGGCTCCGTCGGATACTGGATCGCCAGCACCGCCCAGAATCAGGGGCACGCCGGGCACGCCGTCGGACTTGCGCTCCGGGTGATGACGGACGAACTCGGGTTGCACCGCGCCGAGGCGTCCACCAACCTGGAGAATCTGCCGTCGCAGCGGGTGCTGCGCCGCAACGGTTTCAGTCCGTACGGCGTCGCGCACTCCTCGATCTTTCTCGATGGGAGCTGGCGGGACGGACTGCTGTGGGAGCGGATCCTCAGCGACTAG
- a CDS encoding LysE family transporter — translation MSAVLVAGLLAGYGIAMPVGAVAAYLVALTARTSPKIGAFAALGVATADGLYALIAVVGGSTITPLIEPVMLPLRWASAAVLIVLALWGGATGIRQYRKRHTVTRTDTRPLTPARAYAALLAITMMNPMTVIYFAALVLGSDIAAAAHHLEQAAFVLAAFAASTSWQLLLVGGGALLGRTLTGSRGRLITTLVSSSLITALATHLVISAS, via the coding sequence GTGAGCGCCGTTCTGGTCGCGGGGCTTCTCGCCGGCTACGGCATTGCCATGCCGGTGGGAGCGGTCGCGGCATACCTGGTGGCCCTGACAGCCCGGACGTCTCCCAAGATCGGTGCGTTCGCCGCACTGGGGGTCGCGACCGCTGACGGCCTCTATGCGTTGATCGCTGTGGTCGGGGGCTCCACGATCACTCCCCTCATCGAGCCGGTGATGCTCCCCCTGCGATGGGCGTCCGCCGCGGTCCTCATCGTGCTGGCCCTCTGGGGCGGCGCCACAGGCATCCGCCAGTACCGCAAACGGCACACGGTGACCCGAACGGATACGCGGCCTCTCACTCCTGCGCGGGCGTATGCGGCGTTGCTGGCGATCACGATGATGAACCCCATGACCGTGATCTATTTCGCGGCGCTCGTGCTCGGCAGCGATATCGCGGCGGCTGCCCACCACCTGGAACAGGCAGCATTCGTCCTTGCCGCGTTCGCCGCCTCCACCAGCTGGCAGTTGTTGCTGGTCGGCGGCGGAGCTCTGCTGGGCCGAACGCTGACCGGCAGCCGCGGGCGGCTCATCACCACTTTGGTCTCCAGCAGCCTGATCACCGCACTCGCCACTCACCTCGTCATCTCGGCGTCCTGA
- a CDS encoding MFS transporter, giving the protein MSAPATDAPISLWRNPRFRRFWAGQSISEFGDRITELAVPLIAVTVLSASANQVAWLTALIWTPNLLGIFLGAWVDRRVHKRRLMVLADLVRGAVLLSLPVAYLLDAVSLGQLYAVALLTGAAAVLFSTAYPPFFVQLVPRSSYVEANSKLSTSRSVSYVVGPAVGGGLVQALTAPVAVVLDALSYLASAFLIGRIPLGEHRAATEEDAVPPLLRRAREGMAFVGRHPVLRAGLCCAATVNFFTFVAGSGLMVLFASRVLGLSAGVIGLALGIGSTGALLGAVIARGSRDVSVWAAASLWEPCCSRRPSPSQRAREARSGRVPERWPRRSSSPESASCSSTSISTPCRPA; this is encoded by the coding sequence GTGAGCGCCCCGGCGACGGACGCCCCCATATCCCTGTGGCGTAACCCGCGCTTCCGCCGGTTCTGGGCGGGACAGTCGATATCGGAGTTCGGTGACCGGATCACCGAACTGGCGGTGCCGTTGATCGCTGTGACAGTGCTGAGCGCCTCGGCCAACCAGGTGGCGTGGCTGACCGCGCTCATCTGGACCCCGAACCTTCTCGGGATCTTCCTGGGGGCCTGGGTCGACCGACGCGTCCACAAACGGCGCCTGATGGTTCTCGCCGATCTGGTGCGCGGTGCGGTGCTGCTCAGCCTGCCCGTCGCCTACCTGCTCGATGCGGTGAGCCTTGGTCAGCTGTACGCCGTGGCGTTGCTGACCGGCGCGGCAGCCGTGTTGTTCAGCACCGCGTATCCGCCCTTCTTCGTCCAGCTGGTGCCTCGCTCCTCCTATGTCGAGGCCAACAGCAAACTCAGTACCAGCCGGTCGGTGTCGTACGTGGTCGGGCCTGCGGTCGGCGGCGGTCTCGTGCAGGCGTTGACCGCTCCGGTCGCTGTCGTCCTCGATGCCCTGTCGTATCTGGCGTCCGCGTTCCTGATCGGGCGGATCCCGCTCGGTGAACATCGCGCCGCCACCGAGGAGGACGCGGTTCCTCCCCTGCTCCGGCGTGCCCGGGAGGGGATGGCCTTCGTGGGGCGGCACCCGGTACTGCGTGCTGGGCTCTGCTGCGCGGCGACCGTCAACTTCTTCACCTTTGTTGCGGGCAGTGGGCTGATGGTGCTGTTCGCCAGCCGCGTGCTCGGACTGTCCGCCGGAGTCATCGGCCTGGCGCTAGGCATCGGCTCGACCGGCGCTCTCCTCGGTGCCGTCATCGCCCGGGGGTCTCGCGACGTATCGGTGTGGGCCGCAGCATCGTTGTGGGAGCCGTGCTGTTCCCGGCGCCCATCGCCATCGCAGCGTGCGCGGGAGGCCCGCTCTGGGCGCGTGCCGGAGCGCTGGCCGCGGCGGAGTTCCTCTCCGGAGTCGGCGTCATGCTCTTCGACGTCAATCTCAACTCCCTGCAGACCAGCGTGA
- a CDS encoding ArsR/SmtB family transcription factor: protein MDSRNRLGDIEITDPQAMRALAHPVRLAILDRLLRHGPATATQLAPEVGATPSVTSWHLRHLAGFGLVRDAEAGADRRQRRWEAAARGFRFEAPEDEEGRSAAQVLSREMFARYGDLPDRWLTEVEPGLEPAWQRAGGLANTRVVVSAEELAAIQDGIERLLAPYVTRDPAERPAGSRGVRLMRYALPEQDEGQTDGPL, encoded by the coding sequence ATGGATTCCAGGAACCGGCTGGGCGACATCGAGATCACCGATCCGCAGGCGATGCGGGCGCTGGCGCATCCCGTGAGGCTGGCGATCCTCGACCGCCTCCTACGGCACGGTCCGGCGACAGCTACACAACTCGCACCCGAGGTGGGAGCCACTCCCTCGGTGACCAGTTGGCATCTGCGGCACCTGGCGGGTTTTGGGCTGGTCCGTGACGCCGAGGCCGGGGCGGACCGCCGGCAACGGCGGTGGGAGGCGGCAGCCCGTGGTTTCCGGTTCGAGGCGCCGGAGGACGAGGAGGGCAGGTCGGCCGCGCAGGTCCTGTCCCGGGAGATGTTCGCGCGCTACGGGGATCTGCCGGACAGGTGGCTGACCGAGGTAGAGCCCGGCCTGGAGCCCGCGTGGCAGAGGGCAGGTGGACTGGCCAACACCCGTGTGGTCGTTTCCGCGGAGGAACTCGCGGCGATTCAGGACGGGATCGAGCGGTTGCTCGCGCCTTACGTGACACGCGACCCTGCCGAGCGTCCGGCGGGAAGCCGTGGCGTACGGCTGATGCGCTACGCACTGCCGGAACAGGACGAGGGACAGACGGACGGTCCTCTGTGA
- a CDS encoding SDR family NAD(P)-dependent oxidoreductase, which translates to MTTPQHKIGSGFGARSTADDVLSGIDLSGSTAIVTGGYSGLGLETTRALAGAGARVIVPARRRAAAQEAVKDIDGVETDDLDLSDLESVRGFAERFLASGREVDIVINNAGVMACPETRVGPGWEAQFATNHLGHFALINHLWPAIARGGARVIAVSSGAHGITGVRWDDVQFERGYDRWQAYGQAKAANVLFAVHLDALGRDSGVRAFALHPGSILTPLQRHLAKSEMVDAGWIDEDGNLADPTFKTPEQGAATQVWAATSPQLAGLGGVYCEDCDVAEPAADGSEGGVHAHATDPEQAARLWALSADLTGVDAFAAAPKSVS; encoded by the coding sequence ATGACGACACCTCAGCACAAGATCGGATCGGGCTTCGGCGCCCGGAGCACCGCGGACGACGTACTGAGCGGGATCGACCTGTCAGGCAGTACCGCGATCGTCACCGGTGGCTACTCGGGACTCGGCCTGGAGACGACCCGCGCCCTGGCGGGTGCCGGAGCCCGCGTCATCGTCCCCGCCCGGCGACGGGCGGCCGCACAGGAGGCGGTCAAGGACATCGACGGTGTCGAGACCGACGACCTCGACCTGTCCGACCTCGAAAGCGTCCGCGGTTTCGCCGAGCGGTTCCTGGCCTCCGGTCGCGAGGTCGACATCGTGATCAACAACGCCGGGGTCATGGCCTGCCCCGAGACGCGTGTCGGCCCGGGGTGGGAGGCCCAGTTCGCCACCAACCACCTCGGCCACTTCGCGCTGATCAACCATCTCTGGCCGGCGATCGCCCGCGGTGGCGCGCGTGTCATCGCCGTGTCCTCCGGCGCCCACGGCATCACCGGCGTGCGCTGGGACGACGTGCAGTTCGAGCGCGGCTACGACAGGTGGCAGGCGTACGGGCAGGCGAAGGCGGCGAACGTTCTGTTCGCCGTGCATCTCGATGCGCTCGGCCGCGACTCCGGAGTCAGGGCGTTCGCCCTGCATCCGGGCAGCATCCTCACCCCGCTGCAGCGCCACCTCGCGAAGTCGGAGATGGTCGACGCGGGCTGGATCGACGAGGACGGCAACCTGGCCGATCCCACCTTCAAGACGCCCGAGCAGGGCGCGGCGACGCAGGTGTGGGCGGCGACCTCTCCCCAACTGGCGGGCCTGGGCGGCGTGTACTGCGAGGACTGCGACGTGGCCGAGCCGGCCGCGGACGGGTCGGAGGGCGGCGTGCACGCACACGCGACCGACCCCGAGCAGGCCGCGCGCCTGTGGGCGCTGTCGGCCGACCTCACGGGCGTCGATGCTTTCGCGGCGGCACCGAAGAGCGTGTCCTGA